The region GTCATCGCGGCCAGCACGGCCCAACCCTGGCGCAGGTCGCCCACCATGCGGCCAAAGGTGAAGCACAGGCCGGCGGGAATGATGAAGATGGCCAGCATCTGCAGGAAGTTCGACAGCGCGGTCGGATTTTCATACGGGTGCGAGGAGTTGGCATTGAAGAAACCGCCGCCATTCGTGCCCAGCAGCTTGATCGATTCCTGCGAAGCGACGGGGCCCATGGCAATCGTCTGCGTGGTCGCCACTTGCGCTTCCATTACAGGCTTGCCGGCGGTATCGAGCACGGGCTGGCCGTCGGCCGTCACCTTCGGCGTTTCATACGCCACGTGGTCGAGCAGGGTCACTTCCTTGTAGGCGGAAAAATTCTGGATCATGCCTTCGCCCATGAAGACGACGGACAGGGCCAGCGACAGCGGCAGCAGGATGTACAGGGTAGAGCGCACCAGGTCGACCCAGAAATTGCCGATCGATTTGCCCGAACGCGAAGCGAAGCCGCGCACCAGCGCGAAGATCACGGCGATGCCGGTGGCCGCCGAGAAGAAGTTCTGGCACGCCATGCCCAGCATCTGGGTCAGATAGCTCATGGTCTGTTCGCCGCCATAGCCCTGCCAGTTGGTATTGGCGACGAAGCTGACGGTGGTATTGAACGAGGAATCGGGGCTGACGGCGCCCAGGCCCTGTGGATTCAACGGTAAAAAGCCCTGCAGGCGCTGCAGGCCGTAGACGAAGACGGCGCCCACGGTATTGAAAACGATCAGGGCGATGGCATAGCTTTTCCAGCCCATGGCCTTGTCGGCGGGCAGGCCGGACCAGCGGTACAGCAGGTTTTCCAGCTTTTGCAGCCAGCCCAGGCCGCGCACGGGCGCATCGCCGGCCACTTTGGCCATGTACAGGCCCAGCGGATAGCCGGCGGCCAGCAGCACGGCCAGGAAGGCCACCAATAACAGTATCGATTGCGTCGTCATCACAGTTCCTCCGCCTTCAGCAGCGCCACCAGCAGGTACACGAGCAGGCCAGCCGAGACGACGGCG is a window of Janthinobacterium rivuli DNA encoding:
- the kdpF gene encoding K(+)-transporting ATPase subunit F, which gives rise to MNAFYVLGAVVSAGLLVYLLVALLKAEEL
- the kdpA gene encoding potassium-transporting ATPase subunit KdpA translates to MTTQSILLLVAFLAVLLAAGYPLGLYMAKVAGDAPVRGLGWLQKLENLLYRWSGLPADKAMGWKSYAIALIVFNTVGAVFVYGLQRLQGFLPLNPQGLGAVSPDSSFNTTVSFVANTNWQGYGGEQTMSYLTQMLGMACQNFFSAATGIAVIFALVRGFASRSGKSIGNFWVDLVRSTLYILLPLSLALSVVFMGEGMIQNFSAYKEVTLLDHVAYETPKVTADGQPVLDTAGKPVMEAQVATTQTIAMGPVASQESIKLLGTNGGGFFNANSSHPYENPTALSNFLQMLAIFIIPAGLCFTFGRMVGDLRQGWAVLAAMTLIFVVMTAGVMSAEQQANPALQALGVDQQASSLQSGGNMEGKETRFGISSSTLFAAVTTAASCGAVNSMHDSYMPLGGMVPLLLMQFGEVVFGGVGTGLYGMLMFAILAVFIAGLMIGRTPEYLGKKIQAYEMKMVSLAILITPALVLTGTAIAVMVEPGKIGVANPGAHGFSEILYAFTSAANNNGSAFAGLSANTPFYNVMLAIAMWFGRFGVIVPVLAVAGSLAAKQRLSANAGTMPTHGPMFIGLLIGVVVLVGVLNYVPALALGPIVEHLQLFIK